A region of the Candidatus Bathyarchaeota archaeon genome:
TACATCGGTTTTTTGGGGAGTTGGGCGGCGCTTTGAAGTTTTTTTCGGGGACATATTTTTCGACCTCGTAAAGAGCCAACAGAGTATCAGAGTTGCCTAATAAACGTTGTCCCGTTTTTAAAACAGTCTTGCAGCCGCTTATTGCGTTGCAAACCAGATTCAGAATCCATATCTGGGTTTGGATTGCAAACCACTACACCTCATGCCGGAAGCGGTCGTTTCGCCACACATCCGCACTGTCACTATACCCCCGCTTCTCCCAGAAGCCCAGCATCTTGACCCTCGTAAAATGCAGCGCCACCACCCAAAGCGCACTCTTATAGGCATACTTGCTGGGCACCACCAGCCGCACAGGGAAACCGTAGCCCTCCTCGAGGGATTCGCCGTTGAGTCGATGAGCCAAAAGCACATCTTTGCCTTCCAGCTCGGTTCGGTACAGCGAGGTGGTGTAGCCGTCGGCGCACTCAAACGTCACCGCCTGCGCGGCGTCGTGTGGTTTGACGAGGTCTTCTATGTCGCGGACGCGCACGCCCTCCCAGCGGCAATCCAGCACGCTCCAGCCCTCCACGCAATGAAAATCGCTGACAGA
Encoded here:
- a CDS encoding molybdopterin-dependent oxidoreductase — its product is MAKQAGRLPPDQYVTDHILRWGIEHPGITAANPQLNLDTYTLTVDGEVEKPVKLGWKDFLALPQTISVSDFHCVEGWSVLDCRWEGVRVRDIEDLVKPHDAAQAVTFECADGYTTSLYRTELEGKDVLLAHRLNGESLEEGYGFPVRLVVPSKYAYKSALWVVALHFTRVKMLGFWEKRGYSDSADVWRNDRFRHEV